The Anabas testudineus chromosome 14, fAnaTes1.2, whole genome shotgun sequence genome includes a region encoding these proteins:
- the rnft1 gene encoding E3 ubiquitin-protein ligase RNFT1: MKLRVQFDRSESSRALKLRESPAVMQPNSSDTGNGLSLTLQPEILTRTPAPGATAASPESHEVRVPMTSAPAESRRSRVSSHSHSHSHGHRAPHHSNSEPELDSPDSDLNSGEPSTSFSELRCLFRWFQKSLPFLVIVCAKLVIQHALGLAVGVGLFTTFLYVNKNIQTQVFLQDRHSKLQCVWLLLFLTSSTLLLYYTFRTETLYHCLILLSPTIEPLGFWEVLWAVGINSFIIKFLYMGIKCLFLLLPSALVAYKTQGRWLMMTEEVGQVHQAIAPVSLWFRYLVTYQEADGIPGLTLGVLLALLYLILKLLDLYGQWTSLMKTVGTFLRGEHTGTAATRSQCSEAGDVCPICQAEYREPRVLLCQHIFCDECIALWFNREKSCPLCRTVITEKVYKWRDGATSPHLQIY, translated from the exons ATGAAACTCCGGGTGCAATTTGACAG GAGTGAATCCAGCAGAGCACTGAAACTGAGGGAGTCTCCTGCTGTAATGCAGCCTAATTCAAGTGATACAGGAAATGGTTTGTCCCTAACTCTGCAACCAGAGATACTCACCAGAACGCCAGCCCCCGGTGCCACTGCTGCCAGCCCTGAAAGCCATGAGGTGCGGGTGCCTATGACGAGTGCACCTGCCGAGTCCAGGAGGTCGAGGGTCAGCTCCCATTCCCACTCTCATTCACATGGACATCGGGCGCCGCACCACTCCAACTCAGAACCAGAGCTTGACTCACCTGACTCTGATCTCAACTCTGGAGAACCCAGCACCTCTTTTTCTGAACTTCGCTGTCTCTTCCGCTGGTTCCAAAAGAGTCTTCCTTTTCTCGTCATAGTGTGTGCTAAACTGGTCATCCAACACGCTCTTG GTCTAGCAGTTGGGGTTGGCCTCTTCACAACTTTTTTGTacgtaaataaaaatattcaaactcAAGTCTTTCTTCAG GATCGGCATTCAAAGCTTCAGTGTGTATGGCTGCTACTCTTCCTGACCTCTTCCACCCTCCTGCTTTACTACACTTTTCGCACTGAGACACTTTACCACTG CCTCATATTGCTCAGCCCAACCATTGAGCCGCTGGGATTCTGGGAGGTGCTATGGGCAGTTGGCATCAACAGTTTTATAATAAAATTCCTCTATATGGGGATTAAGtgcctttttctgctgctgccatctgCATTGGTGGCATACAAAACCCAG GGGAGGTGGTTGATGATGACTGAGGAGGTGGGTCAGGTCCACCAGGCCATAGCtcctgtttcactgtggttCCGCTACCTGGTCACCTACCAGGAGGCTGATGGCATCCCTGGCCTCACACTGGGGGTCCTGCTGGCTCTCCTCTACCTCATACTGAAG CTTTTAGATCTGTACGGACAGTGGACGTCTTTAATGAAAACTGTGGGGACTTTTCTGAGGGGAGAG CATACAGGCACAGCAGCCACTAGGAGTCAGTGCAGCGAAGCTGGAGATGTCTGCCCCATCTGTCAGGCAGAGTACAGAGAGCCCCGGGTTCTTCTCTGTCAG CACATATTCTGCGATGAATGCATTGCTCTGTGGTTTAACCGGGAGAAGAGCTGCCCTCTCTGCCGCACGGTGATCACAGAGAAGGTCTACAAATGGAGGGACGGAGCTACATCGCCACATCTGCAGATTTACTGA
- the rps6kb1a gene encoding ribosomal protein S6 kinase beta-1, with translation MAAVFDIDLDQPDENVSDDEFEDGGQLSEYMDQCSSFEFNMDDCEKFEISENNVNKGTEQIRPECFELLKVLGKGGYGKVFQVRKVSGATSGKIFAMKVLKKAMIVRNAKDTAHTKAERNILEEVKHPFIVDLIYAFQTGGKLYLILEYLSGGELFMQLEREGIFMEDTACFYLAEISMALGHLHQKGIIYRDLKPENIMLNNNGHVKLTDFGLCKESIHDGTVTHTFCGTIEYMAPEILMRSGHNRAVDWWSLGALMYDMLTGAPPFTGENRKKTIDKILKCKLSLPPYLTQEARDLLKKLLKRNASLRLGAGPGDAAEVQAHPFFRHINWDDLLARKVEPPFKPFLQSADDVSQFDSKFTSQTPVDSPDDSTLSESANQVFLGFTYVAPSVLENVKEKFSFEPKVRSPRKFPGSPRTPVSPVKFAGGDCWIRGPALVGSSGEQPMDLSTVEQMDTSGSNTTEASAPLPIRHPSGINAGLYKKQAYPMNSKRPEHLRMNL, from the exons ATGGCCGCGGTTTTCGATATCGATTTGGATCAACCGGATGAGAATGTCTCTGACGACGAATTTGAGGACGGG gGCCAGCTCAGTGAATACATGGACCAGTGCAGTAGCTTTGAATT TAACATGGACGACTGTGAGAAGTTTGAGATTTCAGAGAACAACGTGAACAAGGGAACGGAGCAGATCAGGCCTGAATGTTTTGAGCTGTTGAAAGTTTTGGGAAAAGGTGGATATGGAAAG GTGTTTCAAGTGCGGAAGGTATCCGGCGCCACATCTGGGAAAATATTTGCTATGAAAGTTTTGAAAAag GCTATGATTGTGCGAAACGCAAAGGACACAGCGCACACCAAAGCTGAGAGGAACATTCTGGAGGAGGTGAAGCATCCTTTCATCGTGGACCTCATCTATGCCTTCCAGACAGGCGGGAAGTTGTACCTCATCCTAGAGTATCTGAGCG GAGGAGAGCTGTTTATGCAACTGGAAAGAGAGGGCATTTTTATGGAAGACACAGCATG TTTCTACCTGGCCGAGATCTCGATGGCTCTGGGTCACCTGCACCAGAAAGGCATCATCTATAGAGACCTCAAGCCTGAGAACATCATGCTCAATAACAATG GCCATGTGAAATTGACAGACTTTGGTCTATGCAAAGAATCCATCCATGACGGAACAGTCACCCACACCTTCTGTGGCACTATTGAATACAT GGCTCCAGAAATCCTAATGAGAAGTGGACATAACCGGGCAGTGGACTGGTGGAGTCTGGGAGCACTCATGTATGACATGCTAACAGGCGCA CCCCCCTTCACTGGTGAAAACCGTAAGAAGACGATCGACAAAATCTTGAAATGCAAACTCAGCCTTCCGCCTTACCTCACGCAAGAAGCCAGGGACCTTCTGAAAAAG CTGCTGAAACGAAATGCCTCACTGCGACTCGGGGCTGGACCGGGAGATGCTGCTGAGGTCCAG GCCCACCCATTTTTCCGGCATATAAACTGGGATGACCTCCTTGCTCGCAAAGTAGAGCCTCCATTTAAACCTTTCCTG CAATCGGCTGATGACGTCAGCCAGTTTGACTCTAAGTTCACCAGCCAGACTCCAGTGGACAGCCCTGACGACTCGACGCTCAGCGAAAGTGCCAATCAAGTCTTCCTA GGTTTCACATATGTAGCCCCATCTGTGCTTGAAAACGTCAAAGAGAAGTTCTCCTTTGAGCCAAAGGTCCGCTCGCCGCGGAAGTTTCCAGGAAGCCCAAGAACACCTGTGAG tCCGGTGAAATTTGCAGGAGGAGACTGTTGGATCCGGGGTCCAGCTTTGGTAGGCAGCTCAGGAGAGCAACCCATGGATTTGTCCACAGTAGAGCAAATGGACACGAGCGGCAGCAACACCACAGAGGCCTCTGCACCACTTCCCATCAGGCATCCTTCAGGTATCAATGCCGGCCTCTACAAGAAGCAGGCCTACCCCATGAACTCCAAACGGCCTGAACATCTACGAATGAACCTATGA